From Candidatus Woesearchaeota archaeon, one genomic window encodes:
- a CDS encoding class I SAM-dependent methyltransferase family protein has translation MTALKELLKNKLTKKQLALLPSSFDVVGDILIFADLPSELSKKEKLIGETLLQLFKNINVICKKTKKYSGRYRTPTLKIIAGEKRKTTDHRESGCMFRLDAEKCYFSPRLSNERLRIAKQIKENEIILAMFSGVGPYPIVISKNSKPKEIYSIEINPIACEYQQENILLNKVKNIKLFKGDAKKIVPNLNKKFDRILMPLPKGAENFLELALSAAKKGTIIHFYDFLNENEFEKGIEKLDNVCKKLKRSCKIINIVKCGQYKPREFRVCVDFEILK, from the coding sequence ATGACTGCGCTGAAAGAACTGCTGAAAAACAAGCTGACAAAAAAGCAGCTGGCTTTGCTGCCTTCATCATTCGACGTAGTCGGCGATATCTTGATTTTCGCTGATCTCCCTTCTGAACTAAGCAAAAAAGAAAAGCTGATAGGAGAAACTTTATTACAGCTATTTAAAAACATAAACGTTATCTGTAAGAAAACAAAGAAATACTCTGGGAGGTACAGAACTCCGACTTTAAAGATCATCGCAGGAGAAAAAAGAAAAACAACTGATCACAGGGAAAGTGGTTGCATGTTCAGGCTTGATGCTGAAAAATGCTATTTCTCTCCAAGATTAAGCAATGAAAGGCTGAGAATAGCAAAGCAAATTAAGGAAAATGAAATTATTCTGGCAATGTTTTCGGGTGTTGGGCCATACCCGATTGTTATATCGAAAAATTCAAAGCCAAAAGAAATTTATTCAATAGAGATAAACCCGATTGCCTGCGAATACCAGCAGGAGAATATTTTATTGAATAAGGTAAAAAACATAAAGCTCTTCAAAGGCGATGCTAAAAAGATTGTTCCAAATCTGAATAAAAAATTTGACAGGATTTTAATGCCGCTGCCAAAAGGAGCAGAGAATTTTCTTGAGCTTGCGCTGTCTGCAGCAAAAAAGGGAACAATAATCCATTTTTATGATTTTTTGAATGAAAACGAGTTTGAGAAAGGCATTGAAAAGCTCGATAATGTTTGTAAAAAATTAAAAAGGTCCTGCAAGATAATCAATATTGTTAAATGCGGGCAGTACAAGCCGAGGGAGTTCAGGGTTTGTGTAGATTTTGAAATCTTAAAATAG
- a CDS encoding LamG-like jellyroll fold domain-containing protein: MQKRDIIFVILAMIVLFLTGCGKTGQAAFFGTETDSSLVLYLPFDEGSGLITKDLSGHGRNGTLAGEGWFEGKYGVAVDFNTARKVDVGSFSFLAENQPFSIAAWVNPSYYPPSGNVWRIASRMYDYGDKLGDWSFNLESTGQIAWAIRDTTNSYWHYLRSNSVMSSNTWSYFIGVFNGTHMILYTNGALDAIVGANHGNDFSNTNNVVVGNIHYEPYERYFRGLIDEVRIYNKALSTSEIQQLYGAANITPEKTVNVSTNASQNATNITCTDSDGGLNYYVKGTLTISNNSGYLTDSCQLKDNSYVSTNQCSGSNCYLEEAFCDSTSKSYRTFPADYYNCPNGCQDGACLLGNVELIGQKLYSPDLVNVEFKVDMYSYPPVETTLPTAGYRGYYDVYTETYEDYSTNPYRTEWTSSGRFYKNDTYPQTKNITSGYYNGSLYGPAIRQGKHYRFDFYFQETPWGSYNYSKFFIKTIEFDTANITCTDSDGGMNYYVRGFVNGIWSDGDFANNQSDVCGGTILNEYYCNKNISNYVLTSVYTCTNGCSDGACINATPAIKCKDSDGGKDYYVTGNVTQSGQTYQDACINPTRLREGYCQNDSYTVAVYGCPNGCGNGACLTVKRTVNCTTTSIIGDANGDRTITPGDALLITNIVQGIEAAPFNKCCVDVDNNGVISQNDSVMAFNYYLKQAPYGNAGKKCYEVTQGRSLLAKTGKAFGFDETASSGAFGLILLVIILVTIYLLIKTERNKLKKEIKGQRKQEPK, encoded by the coding sequence ATGCAAAAAAGAGATATTATATTTGTTATTTTGGCTATGATTGTGCTATTTCTCACTGGCTGTGGAAAAACAGGACAAGCCGCATTTTTTGGGACAGAAACTGACAGCAGCCTGGTTTTGTATCTGCCGTTTGATGAGGGCTCTGGTTTAATTACCAAAGATTTATCAGGCCATGGTAGGAATGGAACATTGGCTGGCGAGGGATGGTTTGAGGGCAAGTATGGGGTGGCAGTTGATTTCAACACAGCACGAAAAGTAGATGTCGGCAGCTTCAGCTTCTTAGCTGAAAACCAGCCGTTTAGCATAGCGGCATGGGTGAATCCTTCATATTATCCTCCTTCTGGCAATGTGTGGCGCATTGCTTCGCGAATGTATGATTATGGCGATAAGCTTGGCGATTGGTCGTTTAATCTGGAAAGCACAGGCCAAATAGCATGGGCAATAAGAGACACGACTAACAGCTATTGGCACTATTTAAGGTCAAATTCTGTAATGTCATCAAACACCTGGTCGTATTTTATTGGCGTGTTTAATGGTACGCACATGATTCTTTATACAAATGGTGCGCTTGATGCAATTGTGGGAGCGAATCACGGAAATGATTTTAGTAACACCAATAATGTGGTGGTGGGGAATATTCATTACGAGCCTTATGAAAGGTATTTTAGGGGCCTAATTGACGAAGTCCGCATCTACAACAAGGCGTTATCAACATCAGAAATCCAACAGTTGTATGGCGCTGCTAATATAACGCCAGAAAAAACCGTTAATGTATCAACAAATGCATCACAAAATGCAACCAATATAACCTGCACAGACTCTGATGGCGGTTTGAATTATTATGTTAAGGGAACTCTGACTATTTCAAACAACTCCGGTTATTTAACAGATTCTTGTCAATTGAAAGATAATTCTTATGTTTCTACTAATCAGTGCAGCGGTTCTAATTGCTATTTAGAGGAAGCTTTTTGCGATTCAACTTCTAAGTCTTACAGGACTTTCCCAGCAGATTATTATAATTGCCCGAATGGTTGCCAAGATGGGGCTTGTTTACTTGGAAATGTTGAATTAATTGGGCAAAAATTGTATTCTCCTGATCTCGTGAATGTTGAGTTTAAGGTAGATATGTATAGTTACCCTCCTGTTGAAACTACACTCCCCACAGCAGGTTATAGGGGTTATTATGACGTGTATACGGAAACTTACGAAGACTACTCAACAAATCCATATAGAACAGAATGGACTAGTTCAGGCAGATTCTATAAAAATGATACATATCCTCAAACTAAAAATATAACTTCCGGTTATTATAATGGTAGTTTATATGGTCCTGCAATAAGACAGGGTAAGCATTACAGATTTGATTTTTATTTCCAAGAAACCCCGTGGGGATCATATAATTATTCAAAGTTTTTTATAAAAACCATAGAATTTGACACAGCAAACATAACGTGCACAGATTCTGATGGCGGAATGAATTATTATGTAAGGGGATTTGTAAATGGAATCTGGAGTGATGGAGATTTTGCAAATAATCAATCAGATGTTTGTGGCGGAACTATACTTAATGAATATTATTGTAATAAAAATATATCAAATTATGTTTTAACCAGCGTTTATACCTGCACAAACGGCTGTTCAGATGGAGCCTGCATTAATGCAACACCAGCAATAAAATGCAAAGACTCTGATGGCGGCAAGGATTATTATGTTACAGGAAATGTTACTCAAAGTGGGCAAACCTATCAAGATGCATGCATCAATCCTACTAGATTAAGGGAGGGTTATTGCCAGAATGACAGTTACACCGTTGCAGTATATGGCTGTCCAAATGGCTGCGGAAATGGCGCTTGCCTAACAGTTAAGAGGACAGTTAATTGCACGACTACATCGATAATTGGCGATGCAAATGGCGACAGAACAATAACACCTGGAGATGCTTTGCTTATAACAAATATTGTGCAGGGAATTGAGGCAGCGCCGTTCAATAAATGCTGCGTTGATGTTGACAACAATGGAGTGATCAGCCAGAATGACAGCGTGATGGCATTCAATTATTATCTTAAGCAGGCGCCATACGGAAATGCAGGTAAAAAATGCTATGAAGTAACGCAAGGGAGATCGTTATTGGCAAAGACGGGCAAAGCCTTTGGATTTGATGAAACAGCCTCTTCAGGAGCATTTGGCTTGATATTGCTTGTCATTATCTTGGTTACGATTTATCTTTTGATTAAGACCGAAAGAAATAAATTGAAAAAGGAAATAAAAGGACAGAGAAAACAAGAACCAAAATAA